The following is a genomic window from Neodiprion virginianus isolate iyNeoVirg1 chromosome 1, iyNeoVirg1.1, whole genome shotgun sequence.
GACAGAGAGGCCGATGACACCTCAGATCTGTCCGACTGTTCCGCTCATTCCGACGAAGAAATTGAGGACGAACTACTCGAAGTTATCAACAACGTGATTCCAAAACCTCGAGGTAGTCCGGAAGAGTCCAGAGCTTCTGGTTTGGCGGAAGGTAAGGAAAGACTGGAAATTGAAACGCGGAGTGCAGATAATATCCGAAAGATTGGTCACGAAAATCTAACGACGAACACCGCAACCCATTTCCAAATCAACGAAGCTGGTGCCAACGGAATGACGAACGGACATAACGAACAGAAAACCGAGAGTCCATCGTCGGGGAGGTCGGATATCAAACTTGGTATTGAAGACATGCTCGTGTTCCATCTGAGGGACAAAAATACCTCGCAATCCGAGCAGAAAACTATGCGCCAGGATCAGTCGAGCGAGTTTATAGAGGCGGAAAAATCGTCGGGGAATATCGTAACGTGGGATGAAACGATCGGTGGTAGTGTAATAAAAAGTCCAGAACCAGCTTCTAGATTAAAGTCGAGCGCTTCGGTCGAAATTACGAGTCGAAACGGGACCCAAACAATCGTGGTGAACAGATCGTCGACTTCTTTTACAGAAAAGACTAATCCCGATGTGACAGGACCTCAGGTACTTGAATCGGTCTGCCGGTCCGACCAATCCAAGGATCAACAAGCCAAACGTCCATCCGTTATTACACGAGATAACGAGGTGGATAAGATGCCTCAAGACCAGCATGTTGACCTGGGGGATGATTTGTGCTCAAAAAGATGCCCAAGAACTCCGACATCATCTCCTCTCGAACAGAAAATCGGCGTCCCAGAAATTCAAACTCGTACCGACCTCCATTCGCTGGATGAAAAACTCGTATCCATCGAGACGAGGTTTGACACGAAACTTGGTTcgcttgaagaaaaattgagaagCCACGTTCCGGACCTCGAAAAGAAGCAAGACCCCAACGTAACGGAAGTCGGAAACGGAGTGGTCGAAGCGCGTTTCGCTTTCATAGAAAGCGGCAACGAGAATCATCGCACTGTGATAACCAAGGAGCACAGAGACGACCTGCAAAGTGAGTTTATTAAaccttttttcgtttcctttcGAAGTCAAGTATCGTTCACCGTTTCTCACTGCACGCTTTTGTAATCATCAGACGAGGATGGAGCTCAGCAGGAAAGCGAGTACACCGAGCATTACGACACAGCGACCCAGAGACACCTGGACAGTTTAAAGAGACCCGCAAAAGGTGGTAAAGATGACATCAAGGTAGTGGATATTCACGACGATGACGATATTCCACCGCCGATACCCTCGACTCCCCCGCCGATTGCCAGACTCAGGTATGATTCTAATGAGTTTGATTCACGTCAAGCCAGTTTTCTATTCGACACACTGTGCACACGGATGATTCACCGTCATGAATTTGAATCGAGATGTTATCTCTTTTGTTTCAATCGGAATGAAAGGTGTTCAACAAAGCGGCTGCGGCAGTATTTCAGTTATACCGACCACACGTCATGTGGTTCAACGTGTTGTCTTCgtgttttcgttttcgttcACTAATTTTATGCTGTTATGTATTTCAATCGCGCTTCCACCCTTCTTTTCCTCGCACGGTATCGTTGTTTTAATTCAAGATTTTGCTGTGCAGGCAGTGCCGCGAGGCTGCGGCGTTAGCCAACCTCGAGGTTGATCAACTCGAACCGGCCGAACGGAAAAGGGTCGAAGTTGACCTGTTTCTCGCCACCCCGCCTCGACCAGGTACTTAACCAGTTTAGATTCTCGCTCGATTTACCAATCGGCACACGTCGAGTCGCTGCTCATAAAGATGAGACGGAATATGTTATTAACGAGGCGAATTTTCACAGGCACGATAGCCGAGCGCGAGCACAAGAAGTGGGAAAATGCCGCACCGATAGAGAACAATCCTTACAGTGAGGAAAATATTCAGAAAAGATTGTGGCAACGGCAATACTCCCGGAAGGTTTCATCCGAATCTTCATCTGGGTGAGtgtgaacaaatttttttagtcattTCGTGTATTTTATGTCACCGTATCTTCGTACCATTGAGAATAACGCAAGTGGAATTTGTAGAGTAAACACCGAAATACCAAAGGTGGATGGAACCTCTATTCAAGTGGTCCTGGGCGCTGGTCAACCGGACGTTAAAAGGTAGCACACGAATCATGAAATGCTTAATCGAGTAAAGATAAAGATTGAAGAACCTTTTGCGAAATTATGAGAAGTAGATGAGAAAATTACCCCAAGTAAATGTGGAGGAAAGGAAGTGATCGGGTAAtgtgatttgattttttggaatGTGCAGGTACGGGAGAGACTACTATATCAACGAGGCAAAGAAAGCAAGTGGGGAGCGCGCTAGAAGATCGGCTATGTTGAATGCCGGAAGACCGAACAGCTCGTTATCCCAGAATTCCGGCTCGTTCGAAGGCGATATTGAACAGCAGGTGAGTTATGGACTTGAAAGATTCGAGGAGGCATCCCTGCGGGGCAGCCTTCATAGACGGAGCTTTCGAGGGCAGAATTCGAGTccccattttgtaaccaacCCTCTGCTCCACTTGCAAGTTGGCGAGGATTCGAAAGTTAGTCGAGTTGACGAGCTAAGCGACCCCTGCGTGTCCGATTCCGTAACAGACGAAGTACGAAATAGCGCGTCGTCGAGTGATCGAGGAAAAGATGCACCGATTAAAACGGTGCAACACAGAATAGTTGATCCCAGTAATGCGCACAATACCGAGTGCTCGTCTAACGAAGACTCAAATGTCACGGTAAGGAACGCAGTGTCCACAGATGCGGAatcaaaattgattaaaacCTTATCGGAGATCAAAAATCCGAAACCAAGTTCGAGCGAAAAGATACCGAGGGAACAAAACGATCGAATGGACTTCTCTGAGATGTCCTCTGAGAAATTAGCGAGCATTTCCGATTTAATGTCTGAGGGGATGAATCGCGAACTTCGAGTGTTGGACGGCAGAGGAAGATTGGTAGATATTGATACAGAGAACTTTGAAAGACTTTTCAAAACTGGAGATGCTGTCGAGAACTTTGCTGTTAATCCGTTGTATGATCTAGAAAACAATTTCCAACTGGCAAATCATAATCCACAATGTTCGAATTTTGTGGATCGAGATTCCGGAATGTATTCCATCGAATCGAACGAAGTGACGGAGACTGATAAGAGTGGGATTAGTAAAGACGAGAATGAAGAACCGCCGAAAAGATTGTCAGTTGACGAGTCGAAAAGGGGTAACGAAATCGTGACGTCCAACGGTAAGAGATACTCGAACTTTGGAAGCTTCAAGTTTCACACATTTGGTGGAATAAAGAGAAGACGCTTCAACTGGAACGACCTGGACGACGAATTCGCCGAAACGGATTCGGAAAACGAGGATATGGCCGAATACCCGGATAACATTTCGAACTTTGGCAGTATGAAGTGTCAAACTTTCGGCGGAATCAAGCAAAGAACAAATTTTGatgttaaaaatataacaaagtaCCGTAAAGTTAAATTGAGGCCAGCTCTCTCGTTCAGAGACGCTAAAGAAGCGAAGAAGCGACAGGAAACCACGTCCGAGAACGGAAAGGATATTCTGTACACCAATTTTGAGACTCGAAGAGATCCGAGCTACACAAAGTTCAGAAATGCAAAAGCGAACTCGAACGGCGAACGtgtcaagaagaagaaaccaTCGCATCACGTTAGCTCGAAAAGAGCAACAGCCGAACGGAACATCGGCGATGAAAACTTGATGGCGAGCTTTTTGAGAGATGCTCTGATGCGGCCAAAGTCGCGATTGTCGACCGACAACGAATCAATTTATTCTCTGGATACTGCAGCAGCAAGGAAATCGTCCCGTTATCGAGGATTGTCCAGCCGACCGATCAAACCTCGTTCAATTCGCGATGATACCAGTCTTAGATTAGAACCACCCGAGTCCCCGGAAGTTGTAGAAAAAAGCTTTGAAACGTTGGCCGGTTTACGGAGGAGTCGAAGTCTTAAGGACGATAGAAACAGTATTCTTAGAAGTAGCAGCGTGCGTAGAAAGATTTCCGAAGATATATCAATGTGGTGATGTATCGAAAGCACAAGATTTCAGGTGCTAATTAGTGAGAATGGAAACACTCATCTGCatacattataatatatttagaTAGGAAGAGGTAGTCGAAGTCTGATTAGGCACTTACTAGATTCATAGCGAACACGCGATTAATTGGGTCTCGGACGATATCAAGCGGAAATTACTGAGCACAGCAGCCATAAATGGAATTTGAGTAGTTTTATCGACCGTAGGAACAGGAACTTAGAAAATTGACGCAACGCGTTTTAATACACGCAATTAAATATAGCCTCAAGCATTTTTCATGTTTGATTTTTACACGTCCGCAACGCACGAAAGccagaaaacttttttgtcGTTAGAGTCTGAGCTGCCTTTCATCTGAACACTTTTTACAGcttattatacacacatatgcacacacacacatacgcacacacactGCAGTCACACATTGCATTCAACTGGAATGCTAACTCTATCAACTTGTATATACAATGCAACACacgcatacgtatatataatacatatacatacgcTATATGTATAGTTACACAGTTTTGAacttatcaaaaaataaatacgttttacggtttttcgtttctaaatttcattaattttttccctacGTAAGCACTGCACATGCATGAGATCCCCTTGTACAATGTACCTAAATGGTAAGTAAGTTCACCATGAGTTTCTATACGTTATTTCCGTCTTCGCTAACCCAGTAAAACTTTTTCTGACTAACACAGCCGGTGGTGACGATCTAACAAATCTCCTAATTTACACGAATGACTCGTGAATACTTTACTCGCACTACTTTCTAATCCTATTCAATATTACCTATCAATAATCACAGAATTTCTGCTTATCCTGTGCACACACATATAATGGGGGTCTTGTGCTAACTGATGTACCGTGATTCAAAATTGACTAATGCTGAAAGTTATTAGGTACCATGAAATTATAACTATAGTGCTTTGGCCTTGGTTTAtctattctattctataatataataaaatatttatctacAATCTGGAGACACTTGATGCTCCCGCTTATTAATGTTGTCGACGTATTGGTGAACAGTAAAATGACGCAATGTAATAATAGCCTTTGTTTTAAAGCGGGATTTGATTTGTTTTAGGATAAAATCGAGGACCAGGAACCAGAGCAGacctcaaattcggtaacGGAAGTTAAAACAAAAGCGATGACTTGGCAGCAGAATAACATTGATTCGAATAATTCTAACGTGGTATCACAGGGCAGACAGAGAGTTGAAACAACAATTCACTTGGGGATTGCTCCGAACAAGGTAGAGACCAATGACGTAGCGATAAAAAGATCAATTTCTGAAGTGGATAACTCTTTGAAAGAACAAAGTAATGAAGAGCTTTTGGAGAATGTCAGAAGGAACAGTAAGAATGAACTAAATGCGAAATTGAACAACAAGGAAGACTTGGAGAAATTGGCTGTTTCGCAAGTGAGAAGATCATTCGGCAGTGATCATcagaaatcgattaatcgcatTGACCTCAAGGCGTACGGATTCGAAAATGCAATAAAAACTAGCAGCAGTTCTACAACGAAACTGTCCGAGAAACGAGTAGTGAACAAGCTGGACTTGAAATCATACGGCTATGAGTCTGATTTGTACAGAAATCAATCTATCGGTCACATTGACGAGAAACTGAATAACGAGGTCCACGTAAAACCGAGAATTGTGAAGATGAAAACGAAATCAAATTTAACCGAACATCATGGGCAACGAGAGAGGTCCAAGAGTTCGCAAAACCTGGTAGAGTACGAAGCTTCGGGTGACTTTGATGTGTCGAAGAGTAgcgaaattttgaatgaagagaaaaacttGTCGGACGCGTTTGATGAATTCGGCGGAATGATTTCGGCCAAGTCTATGCCgaatgtaatgaaaatcgaacAGTATTCACAGAATTTGTCGGCGAAACGTAGGTACAACAATAAAGAGGATATCATTATCAGTCATTTTGGTACGAAGAAGGAAAGGTTGAAGGAGGAAGAACGATTGAGGCGAGAAATGATCAAGGCATCTTCGGCAAGCCATGGCTTATGGAAATCGGAGACTACGATTCTTACAGGTGGAAAGACTGGCTCGATAGATTTATCTTCGGACGATGAACTCGATGGCATAATTGTGAAAACGAAATCCACGGAGGTTTTGgcaaagaaagaaatattcgaaaatacTTCTGACGAGAATACTTCCGTCACCAGCAATATTAACGAAAATGATTTGCCGATGCCGTCTGTCCGCAGACTTGCTCAAGCTTTCGTCAGTTCACCGGCAGAAACACCAGCAGCTGCACCAAGGGTAAGAAAATTTGCGTAATGGACGTAGCGgaagattttatttaatttttaacaaaattgaaatttaccGCAGGTACTGAAGACGCATGGCGCTACAAAAAAGGAAAGACCCACGACTCCGGAAGTTCAGATAATAGAGACGCCAAGACAGATGCATAGTTTGACCGCAAGGTCACTTTCTCGAGAGTTCAGAGAAGGGTTGAGACAAATTCCTAACAAGATAACGTCCCCGCCAGTAAGTTATACGATCAGCGAACAATCGACGACTGTTCAAACCCACCGGGAAGTAGTTTCTTCCGAAGTTGATAGCTCTGGTGACGACGTTAAAATTATTGAACCTGGAAAGTTGaagaataatatcaaattttggGAACAACTGCAAAAGCAAAGTTAAAATTAACTTTGCACATCTGTGCCCTGTGCTGTGGAATAGCACATGATGGACGAGTTTGAGGAACAGAATCGTGACAATTTTGAGCATTTATTATCACACATCGGTATCGCATTTGCGATTGGTGCAAGACTACGGGACTGGATTTTTAATGACGAAGTAGAGGAAAGTTAAATCACGACAGAAATCGCATTCCGATCCGGAGTAAAATTCACCACTGTTGTTATGAAGAGGCTTTATTTGAACTCGCCCATCGAGATGCGTTGAAGTTTATAATATAGCTATATGTAcatgaattataaatattaagcATCTAAAGGTACGATAAATATCGGGACGGTGTACCATGATTACATTCTACCAAGTCCAGCTGCCATATTTGATTttaatgtaaaattgaaaaatattcttgtatAAGTTTTATCCGTTGTTTATTtagatttgaatattttcttccaCTCGTTATTTTGAGTTTGATATAAATTTGTTGTTGATATGTAAATGACGATGAAGTTTTGAATTAATGTGTATACGATTTTATCAGCAGATTATTCTCTAATTGACTCTAATTTAAAttcgaaaacgaaaatcaaacAAAGATTCTGCTGTCATTTTATACACTGCTTGTTTCTGTCCTTGTGTGATATATAAGGACACGTTAACGTGCGCTCCAAAAACAGAGGATGAaggggagaaagagagagaaaaaaataaggaaaaattgtgaattacCACGTATCATATATTCAATGGTGGACGGAAGTACTTCTATAGTTCAActttatttagaaaaatataacatgACCTTATTACATTGTGCCAAAGGACACGGAGTGTCGACATCCAAAGAAGGTATCTTAGGTaactcgtattaaaaaatcgatAGTAGCAtatcattcaaataaatgagATTGAGAAATTCGGTAATATGTATTTCACAATTTGTATGTGTacttatattaattattgcGAATCGTTGCATATTTTAGGATAATAAAACTGTATAAAATGTATCGATGCTTATGTTCTAAATGatatgtttgaattttcagtACAAAACATTCTTTTGAGATGCGAAAAGTAAAATATCACAAGTGTTCATGTCACAGAATAGAAGCAGCGAACATCATGACGAATACTGAATGTTGCAATTCTCAATATTAACATATTCCTCATTACTCATTCACATACATCAACTTATCTCTATTGGCaccatatttatacataaaataaaataatcttgGAATATTCGCTGTCGCATATAAGTAAATTGACTTTTTCCAACGGACAGTCTGACAGCAAATGCAGTAGAATGTGAATGTCTATACATAATCAGTAGTAAATTGATTTAACTTTGTGAAAAGGTATACTCTCTAAATTTTCGGCATGTTGTCTCCGGTAGTCCCATAAGAAATGATCGATCAAAATAGCATTGCAATCGGACTTTTTCAAGGCAAGATCAGGAGAAGCCTCAATTAAAGACTTAACTTCGTCTTTTACTTGTTCGATCACTTCAATTGAACAGCCACGAATCTCAACCTCTAAGGGACTGCCTGGTGGTAATACAGTGTCTGGAAACAAGGCAATGTGGTACAAGTCACAGTACGACTTCTGTTTATCCAAAATTAAACAACCAAACACCAGCAAAGCAGGAAAGTTTTTACTTtatagataaattattattctgatAGTGAATGATAATGCAAAGATTACTTACTCGACTGAAGAATCTCGAGGAGATATTTGCTGTATCGCATTGCCCCAAAGTGTACTAAAACTTGAGGCACTCTGTAGTCAGCAAACATTGTTATTTTATCAATATCGTGGAATTCGCCAAGTCCCTTTCCCCCGTAACAGGCCCAGATATCTCCGATCAGAATCTGGGCTCTTTTGTAAAACGACACTGGGACCAATCAATTTTAGTAGAATTATTAATACGATCAATGTCACTGACAGTTTGCATTCAAACTTACCTCTGTGTCCTTTGTAATCTGCCTCATCTCTGAAGCATTCAAAGTCCGTCACAATGAgcttcaacaatttttctgcCGAATTTTTGCAGGAGTATATACAGTTCACAAAAGATCCTGTAAGCCAATAAAGATAAGTAATGAACATCCCGTAATGAGGATCAAAATCTACTCATAAACAGAATCACAACAAGGTTCTCAAGCATTACATGTCGATTGCGACGTGTAAtgttaattcaaaaaattcaattacataCCATAATACTTCTTTGTTAGAACCCTTCCAATTTCGTGTAAACATTTTAATCGTTCCATAAACAAAGGTATTTTAGCACTTGCATTGTCTCCTTGCAAAATAAACTCTAAGTCCTCTTTCGTAATTGCAGAATAGAAGAAGGGCTCTGTTCGCAATTGGTTTTGCTAAAATCAAAGGAAATAAATTATGATCGGTGAAAGTCGGTTCATACGACACATCCTTCACATTGTGttgtaaaaacaaacaaaaaaagttttcctcgcactctcatttattttatcttcaaGCGACCTTCACGTCTACTCTGAAAACTTGTCAAAATCAAGAAATTATGATGTCAAGcttcattatattattttcataaaaatttaacaaatataCAAATGGCGGCTTCTCTTGCTTTTCGCTAATCTGCGTAGTTGATCTGTGCTTGTAAAATTGACACAAACAACCTCATCAAAATGTCTTGTCGAGACAAATCTGTTGCACTTGAGTTAATTGCATTGAAGAAACCAACGTAAGTAATACTTCGTAAAATAATAACTAGagtctgtttctttttttttgctaaaagATAGCTACTAGAAACTCAATAAAGTTAATAACCGCTACGCGAAAATAACTTTCCAACCTGTATTATATCGATACCAGTGCTATAAAACCAATTTTGGTCGGTACCAAAAAAGCAAGATATTCGTGCATTTTCTATTGTATTATTTTAGAGCTTTGGACGAACTTATTAACTCAATACCAAAGCCTAAAGGAGCAACACCAAACTTTGGTTTACCAAGATGGAAAGTTATGCCGTTAGAATCAAAAATTCCAATGATTCCTGGCCCCAAGGGATCTTACCACTTTACTCGAAACAAGATTGGAAGAAAGCTTTGGGTCGGTTCTGCGGATGCACAATTTGATTTAAGCGATCCATACAATTATGAAGCGGAGTGGATCTACGATCCGCTGCACGACGAACAcctaaagaaattttttttacggcCTATCAACATTAAGAGAATGATGAAGATCGGATTGGTAACAAAAAAACTTGATGCGAAATGTTCAGTTAAagattataatatgtatagaAAATACTTGAAGAAATTATACAATGACAGCATCAATCTAGAAATCAAACACAGGGCAAGTATGgatttagaaagaaaaactttgtACTTTACTGAGAAACTTGCTGAAAAAGACATTGAAAGGTAAAGCATTCAACTAAGAAATACATTAGGAAATGTAAAATGTTGCACAACTCAATggtgtttcaatattttagaATGAAGGCAAGAGAAAAAAGGATGGAAGCCACTAGTCTGTTGCTAGAAAAAAACAGactcgaagaagaagaaaagatgcagaaacaaaaagaaagacaaataaaaatcgaacAGAGGCTTAGAGatctcaaatttaaaaaaatacaggaTAAAAAAATGCGCATTCAGAAGGCTTGGGAAGAAGCGGAGATTTTGAGGCGAAAACATGAAGCAGCTGCATACATTGAGCGTCAAAAAATAGTCAAAACACTGAAACGATGGAGAGACAGTGAATGTCAACGTAAAACAGCTAgggtaaaaagaaaacttcaGGAGAAGCAAGCGAAGCAAACGGCTGTGGAAgaaaagtaatattttttcagcattGATATACATTTGCAGTGAGAGTTCTTTGAGATGTGACTCAGTAATTTTATCGTTTCATTCCAGATGGAGGCTGAGGCAAGAAATGCAACGAAAACaaatagaaagagaaaattttttacagcaTTGTTCAATTGAAGAACGTGCAATTAATATCAAGGCATATGACACCAAAGTCGACAGAGAACGGGCAAGAATGCAAAGTAAGTGTGTGAAAATGAACGTCATCGCCTAATTCTAATAATACTACATGAATAATTAATAGTAGTAAATTAATGTTTCCCAATAAGTACAAtaatagtattattatttacaggAATGGGGGAGCAGTATAAAATGTTTATGAAATGCTACGCAAGCAGGCATGTGGCTGGCCAAAGGGATGGAATGTGTTGCATAAAAAGGCATCGAAAGCATAAGGTAAGACGAACGAATAAGAAACTGAAAAGGTAATTAATATGGCATCTAATGTCTGTTTGAATCAGATGAATGGGAAGGACGTCATCAATTCATGTTCCGGTAAAACATATAAGCATAAGAATGAGAAGGTAATTAAATAACATATATAATTCTTGTACAAAACTTTACTTCGTGCtgatctgaaattttcatttgcatGAATGTAtctacgaaaataaatattttagcTGAATGAAGAAGTGAAAGTGCAtattaagaaaaaacaaaaaaaagggaaatgcaataaaaagaaacgaattttAGAACCATCGTCAGAGCCTGAACCTGAGGAAATATGCACAGGAACTAAAACACCATTTTTACGCATAAACGAGCAACCTGTATTGAAAGATAAATGTGAATGCGAGAAGGTCAAGGCAGAATGGCTTCAACGCCAACAGATCAGTatttaattttcgaattttcataccattctataaatatttaagCCATGTCTCGTGTAATGAACAAACTTGGGGAAACAGatagaataataatacatattgTTAATTGAGTTTTCATATAAAATTTGTGCTTATGATCATTCTGTAATATATATTAGTTCAAAAGAAATTCTAATTGAAGCAATTAGCAAAACGTTTGCAGACCATCTTTTTATATGGTaaatggattgaaattttattcattccaTTGAATGACTTGCGCTGAGTTTTACTGATATATCGATACAAGGGGTAGATACTGAGAAATTTTGTAGTGCTTACGGAAATAGCTCGTTTTAAAGCAGCGCAGAGAGCGAAGTACCCGGTATGTTTGGTTACTTCCCATTTTGTATCATCTCCTTCAGGCCAAAAACAGAAATTCAAGGTATCCAGTAAAAAAATCCAGTCTACTGTTCTCGGGTCATGTTTGCTCGGATGCAAATTGTGCTGAGAGAAATTGTCGATGTGTACGTCACGACTTTTTAACCCTCTGAGGACCTGTGCATTGATAGTAAAAcagtcttattgttagttgcAAAATAATTTGTCTGATGCTAAGTCGCTTATAGTAGAAAGGATTATTTCTGAGTCtaaaataaacgaatttcGGCATTTCATTTCCACTTTTGAGAAGTGTGAGGTTATTTCTGCGTACCCGCATTTATAAAATTCTCAGTTACATGAATCCAatcttgaaataatttgtgaaaGTAACATGCTCGTTTACAAATACAATACGATCAGTACTGTCAAACTGAGTGTCGAAatgaaccgtttgaaataagAGAAAACAGCTGAGCATATAAATGGAGTACAAGAATTAGTTTTACCCACTTCTTGCGCAATTCTCTGGATACCAGTCTTCTCGATGAAAACGTTTGTCGATAAACTAGCTATTAATTTAGCTGATTCCCGAGGATTCAAAGTCTTTTGAGTAGCCATTTGTGGTCGCTGCTAAAGGTTTAGAAATCAGGAATGTGATAACCGACAAGCCTCGTACAAATTCCTTCTTAGATTGACTCATCGTCAGACGACAGGGGCGACAGTTCGCCTTCATTGCTATAGTCACGTGATTGCCGGTTGCCAGGCAATCTCGAAAGATGTAAACAAACATGGCGgcatttgtgaaaatttgtcgcGACGACGTGCtcaatgtttttttatctGTTAATCATTATGTGTATAGAGTTTTTACCCTCGTTCCGCGTTTTTGGTGAGTGTAACGAAATCAGATGATGCAAAAGAAAATTAAGGTACGATTTTTTACTCTTGAAAGCAAAGATAAACGCGATATTTcgattttacgatatttttatgcatttgGACGATATGCGTTAAGTTTACAAGgttttatgaaaattggatATACGAAGGTCTAGATGTTCATATGCGGTTATTTCATCATCTCtgaattcatttaattttctttttttccttgaaaataacatttattcACTACCTAAGATTGCATGAGTtttattagaaaataaaatcccaGAAACAATGATTGTTTTCGGTGATTACAAATGCAAAGACCTTAGTataacatttataaatattaaacttatttatcaatcatagtgtaataaaataattcatacaaTATAAAGCAAAATAGCAATACATCTTGGGATAGTGAGTCATATAATCGTATAGCTTTATATGCATGCGTAATATACATAAGTACAGAGCCAAAGTTCCAAAGTGTCACATTACTTTATTTACTCAATAGTAACATTTACTAATACATAATTTAATTGATATAACTGTATTTCTTGTGTgttgatttcattttattatatttttgtttcttttttcttctttacatCCGGACATGCTTCACTTATTTAACGATACACTcgattgtaaatattatcCTAAATTCAATATTGATTCAATGTAGGCAACTATTATCTGTGTTTTGAGGGGCAGTGGCGAATATcgggatatttttttctctgcattcgtttttctttatttatttttttcgtcattttcacCACATTCATCGACCCGAATTCAATAACTTATGTA
Proteins encoded in this region:
- the LOC124305869 gene encoding uncharacterized protein LOC124305869 isoform X5 — protein: MQSNAETGIEPYEYQLILEVLRRDALILDSVRVKLSRAAKEAKDEKTKQTLDDSRCACCLKPFVVGRGVGCGECGSRVCRKGCSRWDTPDNAWHCLFCHQRRLLQLWLRRNEKWFETFGGLSADHDDASHRFSTAKSEVFLAGADYAGVGPGVGLAAGGEEDAGDSVERVREFVERIVEGLVGDVDEIPIDRLYDHTAYKPAADTPTMAHAALRDLVERAVEEARKLPGLGNPDAGRSTEPGDVADQTYEDLLATAILNKVIEKYQNERVDDNSNTVGAKRTSPNQKYITSEIEVGLDEGVEEGSSSLEPLSQDEYGSDCSAPPSKYSINRQEPLSLTIEEHIEEVTTTYTSDEEEREEAAANGLNFNNAHRVPFPEFGMDIIDLSQESSEELLDETSTPTHVDLVTPVESWEENWLFQKKKMQAQSEPVSMLVPNPSEDLKPLIGDREADDTSDLSDCSAHSDEEIEDELLEVINNVIPKPRGSPEESRASGLAEGKERLEIETRSADNIRKIGHENLTTNTATHFQINEAGANGMTNGHNEQKTESPSSGRSDIKLGIEDMLVFHLRDKNTSQSEQKTMRQDQSSEFIEAEKSSGNIVTWDETIGGSVIKSPEPASRLKSSASVEITSRNGTQTIVVNRSSTSFTEKTNPDVTGPQVLESVCRSDQSKDQQAKRPSVITRDNEVDKMPQDQHVDLGDDLCSKRCPRTPTSSPLEQKIGVPEIQTRTDLHSLDEKLVSIETRFDTKLGSLEEKLRSHVPDLEKKQDPNVTEVGNGVVEARFAFIESGNENHRTVITKEHRDDLQNEDGAQQESEYTEHYDTATQRHLDSLKRPAKGGKDDIKVVDIHDDDDIPPPIPSTPPPIARLRQCREAAALANLEVDQLEPAERKRVEVDLFLATPPRPGTIAEREHKKWENAAPIENNPYSEENIQKRLWQRQYSRKVSSESSSGVNTEIPKVDGTSIQVVLGAGQPDVKRYGRDYYINEAKKASGERARRSAMLNAGRPNSSLSQNSGSFEGDIEQQVSYGLERFEEASLRGSLHRRSFRGQNSSPHFVTNPLLHLQVGEDSKVSRVDELSDPCVSDSVTDEVRNSASSSDRGKDAPIKTVQHRIVDPSNAHNTECSSNEDSNVTVRNAVSTDAESKLIKTLSEIKNPKPSSSEKIPREQNDRMDFSEMSSEKLASISDLMSEGMNRELRVLDGRGRLVDIDTENFERLFKTGDAVENFAVNPLYDLENNFQLANHNPQCSNFVDRDSGMYSIESNEVTETDKSGISKDENEEPPKRLSVDESKRGNEIVTSNGKRYSNFGSFKFHTFGGIKRRRFNWNDLDDEFAETDSENEDMAEYPDNISNFGSMKCQTFGGIKQRTNFDVKNITKYRKVKLRPALSFRDAKEAKKRQETTSENGKDILYTNFETRRDPSYTKFRNAKANSNGERVKKKKPSHHVSSKRATAERNIGDENLMASFLRDALMRPKSRLSTDNESIYSLDTAAARKSSRYRGLSSRPIKPRSIRDDTSLRLEPPESPEVVEKSFETLAGLRRSRSLKDDRNSILRSSSVRRKISEDISMW